From the genome of Duffyella gerundensis, one region includes:
- a CDS encoding Ig-like domain-containing protein — MSNPFNINHGTVFHTNDPFWTLPLDGQDAANGRVEVYINGKKVDFVIDENDKYVIDFNQPLPEGKHVVTVMTFDPAGNPSPPGVFLLDVDYTPPVKPEILRVVDDSGADPYYLTSGEVTKDGAPVLTGSGEPGTKVKLMNGTEEVGEVEVDSLGRWQFTPELKEGTNTFTVVSIDKAGNQSESDPFNIYLNEKPADAPEEIARQPVTQDTAPVVQEEETPVDPIPGAMAPVLSRDGVLTFDGYLVDPQDEGALVQVVVDGVIYSTTIKDLQWSLDALQLEDGLHVVDIRYTDLAKNPGIPTQFLFEVDKTPPEQPVILQVYDDVNGRNLSPMGSTNDTTPTLVGVSEPHSVVYVYRGDRELGSVEADANGRWEFDTSTVNLTGSSHQFKVKAQDKYERESIFSDTFPVNFDIAPPQKPTIGGASDDVGTPTELVSNSRTDDDRPTFRGQAENGSLVTIYVNGEAVASTYADAMTGNWSLDAPLEAGENIVTVVAKDSAGNESEASDEFVLTLAEDPNQPLIGGLFNNDGDVPVAIANGADTNDKTPLLTGEGVDGDIIKVFLDGNEIGSTTVKDGEWSFELPEIDGLQDGEHALTITVTDEFDQTSDLSEPFVFNLDTQAPDSIDIGAGTVVDDEGNPIEEGVKTGDDKPTFTGEGTDGDLITIVDQDNNPIGSAIVSEGRWEITPEEGLDTGEYDLGIIVTDPAGNESEKSEDPFKLIVDTTPPENLTDVVLKDNTGPITDPLTGDPALIDDPRPEFSGRGEAGSSVIIIVDGEEVGTVQVNDDGEWSWQPADDLEEEVTHSFVAQPVDEVGNRGEATAPINIIVDTSPVSLSALVVSDNEGIYQNDLVSGDKTDDTTPTFSGSATDGSTVFIVDKLTNTIIGSVQVNNGSWTFTPEAPLDQGNYELEIYAQSPYGVQSAKTEFNFTVDLSTPEAPAFGTDFDIWDDVGSITGKITQGGETDDVRPEFKGTAEKDEVIFIYADGDTETAIASIKVDESGEWSWMPDTDLGEGEHSYQVAIRDAAGNMGAISEAIEFTVDVQAPLNGRMEGIWTNIGGSNSSILPDPDGEGEYIAQSKDNSPVFSGRGEIGTLVTIYDKDNGNAVASGYVQDTGRWRIETIELQDATYNFAIEFSDAAGNTETIDVEFPVKIDTTPPGPPITAPIPETRGLFEIDEQGAALSVNDVLQQGQQDLFINSGTTQLMVTGKSGAVLNLEDLTNDQNEWQQANGSVTVGGVEYNVFQSAGKDVELLVQQDLNTQL, encoded by the coding sequence ATGAGTAACCCCTTCAATATCAACCACGGCACCGTATTTCACACCAACGATCCCTTCTGGACCTTACCTCTGGATGGCCAAGACGCGGCCAACGGTAGAGTCGAAGTCTATATTAACGGCAAAAAAGTTGATTTTGTCATTGATGAAAACGATAAATACGTTATCGATTTCAACCAGCCGCTGCCGGAAGGCAAGCACGTCGTAACGGTTATGACCTTCGATCCGGCAGGTAACCCAAGCCCACCGGGTGTTTTCCTGCTGGATGTCGATTATACGCCGCCGGTTAAGCCTGAAATTCTGCGTGTCGTTGATGATAGCGGTGCCGATCCTTACTACCTGACCTCTGGCGAAGTGACCAAAGATGGCGCGCCAGTACTGACCGGTAGCGGCGAGCCAGGCACCAAAGTTAAGCTGATGAACGGCACTGAAGAAGTGGGTGAGGTTGAAGTCGACAGCCTCGGACGCTGGCAGTTTACCCCTGAGCTGAAAGAAGGCACCAATACCTTTACCGTGGTGTCTATCGACAAAGCGGGTAATCAAAGTGAGTCCGATCCGTTCAATATTTACCTGAACGAGAAGCCAGCCGATGCGCCTGAAGAGATCGCGCGTCAGCCAGTAACTCAGGACACGGCACCAGTGGTTCAGGAAGAAGAGACGCCGGTTGATCCCATCCCTGGGGCAATGGCACCTGTGCTTTCCCGCGATGGCGTGCTGACTTTCGATGGTTATCTGGTCGATCCTCAGGATGAGGGCGCCCTCGTTCAAGTGGTTGTCGATGGCGTGATCTATTCAACCACCATCAAAGATCTTCAATGGTCGCTGGATGCGCTTCAGCTGGAGGATGGTCTGCACGTTGTGGACATTCGTTATACTGACCTGGCGAAGAACCCAGGCATACCAACACAGTTCCTGTTTGAGGTGGATAAAACGCCGCCAGAGCAGCCTGTTATTCTGCAGGTTTATGATGATGTAAACGGTCGTAACCTGTCGCCTATGGGTTCTACCAACGATACTACGCCTACGCTTGTCGGTGTATCTGAACCTCATTCTGTTGTTTATGTTTATCGCGGCGACCGAGAGCTGGGTTCCGTTGAGGCTGATGCCAATGGCCGCTGGGAATTTGACACCAGCACAGTAAATCTGACGGGAAGCAGTCACCAGTTTAAGGTTAAAGCGCAAGATAAATATGAGCGTGAGAGCATTTTCTCAGATACCTTCCCTGTCAACTTTGATATCGCTCCGCCGCAGAAACCTACCATCGGTGGTGCTTCTGATGACGTGGGTACGCCTACTGAACTGGTCAGCAATTCGCGCACCGATGACGATCGTCCTACCTTCCGTGGTCAGGCCGAGAACGGTAGCCTGGTGACGATTTATGTCAATGGTGAGGCGGTTGCCAGCACCTATGCTGATGCAATGACCGGTAACTGGTCACTCGATGCGCCGCTGGAAGCGGGTGAAAACATTGTTACCGTTGTGGCTAAAGATAGCGCCGGTAATGAAAGTGAAGCCTCTGATGAGTTCGTGCTGACGCTGGCGGAAGATCCAAACCAGCCACTCATCGGCGGCCTGTTTAACAATGATGGCGATGTGCCTGTTGCTATTGCCAATGGTGCCGACACCAACGATAAAACCCCGCTGCTGACCGGTGAAGGTGTTGATGGCGATATCATCAAGGTCTTCCTGGATGGTAACGAGATTGGTTCAACCACGGTAAAAGACGGCGAATGGTCGTTTGAACTCCCTGAAATTGATGGCCTGCAAGATGGTGAGCATGCGCTGACCATCACCGTGACCGATGAGTTCGACCAAACTTCTGATTTGTCCGAACCTTTCGTGTTTAATCTGGATACTCAGGCGCCAGATAGCATCGATATCGGTGCCGGTACGGTGGTTGATGATGAAGGTAACCCGATCGAAGAGGGTGTAAAAACTGGCGATGATAAGCCAACCTTTACCGGTGAAGGCACTGATGGTGATCTGATCACCATCGTCGATCAGGATAACAACCCAATCGGCTCCGCTATCGTTTCAGAAGGGCGCTGGGAGATCACACCAGAAGAAGGTCTGGACACCGGTGAATATGATCTTGGCATCATCGTTACCGATCCGGCGGGCAATGAATCTGAAAAATCAGAAGATCCATTTAAGCTGATCGTCGATACCACGCCGCCGGAAAACCTGACCGACGTGGTGCTGAAGGACAATACCGGCCCGATTACAGATCCTCTTACTGGCGACCCAGCATTGATCGATGACCCGCGTCCGGAATTTAGTGGCCGTGGTGAGGCTGGATCCAGCGTCATCATTATTGTTGATGGTGAGGAAGTTGGTACCGTCCAGGTAAACGATGACGGCGAGTGGTCATGGCAGCCTGCAGACGATCTGGAAGAAGAGGTAACCCACAGCTTTGTTGCCCAACCGGTTGATGAAGTGGGCAACCGCGGTGAGGCGACGGCACCAATCAACATTATTGTTGATACCAGTCCGGTAAGCCTTTCTGCTCTGGTTGTGAGCGATAACGAAGGTATTTATCAGAATGACCTGGTCAGTGGCGACAAAACCGACGATACCACGCCAACCTTCTCCGGTAGCGCGACCGATGGTTCAACGGTGTTTATCGTCGATAAATTGACCAATACCATCATCGGCAGCGTGCAGGTGAATAACGGCAGCTGGACATTTACGCCAGAGGCACCACTGGACCAGGGCAACTATGAACTGGAAATTTACGCGCAGTCTCCTTACGGGGTACAAAGTGCGAAAACCGAGTTCAACTTCACCGTGGATCTGAGCACGCCAGAAGCACCTGCTTTTGGCACCGACTTCGATATCTGGGATGACGTAGGTTCAATTACCGGGAAGATTACCCAGGGCGGCGAAACCGACGATGTGAGACCAGAATTCAAAGGTACCGCAGAGAAGGATGAGGTGATCTTTATTTACGCTGACGGTGACACTGAGACTGCCATTGCCTCAATCAAGGTAGACGAGTCAGGTGAGTGGTCATGGATGCCGGATACCGACTTAGGTGAAGGCGAACACAGCTATCAAGTCGCTATTCGCGACGCGGCGGGAAATATGGGTGCTATCAGCGAAGCTATTGAGTTTACTGTCGATGTGCAAGCTCCACTTAACGGCAGAATGGAGGGCATTTGGACCAATATCGGCGGCTCAAATAGTAGTATTCTTCCAGATCCGGACGGCGAAGGAGAATATATTGCTCAATCCAAAGATAACAGCCCGGTATTCTCCGGCCGAGGTGAAATCGGTACGTTAGTCACCATCTACGACAAAGACAACGGAAACGCGGTGGCTTCTGGCTACGTCCAGGATACAGGACGCTGGAGAATTGAAACCATTGAACTGCAGGACGCGACGTATAACTTTGCCATTGAGTTCTCCGATGCGGCAGGTAATACCGAGACAATCGATGTTGAGTTTCCAGTTAAGATCGATACTACGCCGCCGGGCCCACCGATCACTGCGCCAATCCCGGAAACCCGCGGCCTGTTTGAGATTGATGAGCAAGGTGCAGCACTGTCAGTTAATGACGTCCTGCAGCAGGGTCAACAGGATCTGTTCATCAACAGCGGCACCACTCAGCTGATGGTTACCGGTAAGTCAGGTGCAGTATTGAACCTGGAAGACCTGACTAACGATCAGAATGAGTGGCAGCAGGCTAACGGCAGCGTAACGGTAGGCGGCGTGGAATATAACGTCTTCCAGAGCGCGGGCAAGGATGTGGAACTGTTGGTACAGCAGGATCTCAATACCCAGCTGTAA
- a CDS encoding putative quinol monooxygenase — protein sequence MLTVVAEICVKPGRRQAVLEIIKQLIPTVLKEEGCGQYDALVDHQAQVPWKQNSPDSIYMLEKWDSLRHLEQHQQMPHMEAHRALIKDDVVEVKIFVLEPTA from the coding sequence ATGCTGACAGTCGTTGCAGAGATCTGTGTCAAACCTGGCCGTCGTCAGGCAGTGCTGGAGATCATCAAACAGCTGATTCCCACCGTGTTGAAAGAAGAAGGCTGCGGCCAGTATGATGCGCTGGTGGATCACCAGGCGCAGGTGCCGTGGAAACAGAACTCACCTGACAGCATCTATATGCTGGAAAAGTGGGATTCCCTGCGTCATCTTGAGCAGCATCAGCAGATGCCGCACATGGAAGCGCATCGCGCGCTGATTAAAGATGACGTGGTTGAGGTGAAGATCTTTGTGCTGGAGCCGACGGCGTAA
- a CDS encoding NAD(P)H-dependent oxidoreductase has translation MSNVLILDAGKAFAHSKGELNHTLANVAAAFLRDNGHQVITTGIDKGYDIAEEVQKYLAADVVIYQMPGWWMGEPWILKKYIDEVFTEGHGALYASDGRSRADASKKYGSGGLLQGKKYMLSLTWNAPLEAFTDPDQFFEGVGVDGLYLHFHKANQFLGMSGLPTFICNDVIKQPEIENDIARYREHLGKIFA, from the coding sequence ATGAGTAACGTCCTGATTCTTGATGCGGGCAAAGCGTTTGCCCACTCAAAAGGCGAACTGAACCATACGCTGGCTAACGTTGCCGCGGCTTTCCTGCGCGATAATGGCCATCAGGTCATCACTACCGGCATCGACAAGGGCTATGATATCGCGGAAGAGGTGCAAAAATATCTTGCGGCCGACGTGGTGATTTATCAAATGCCAGGCTGGTGGATGGGCGAACCCTGGATCCTGAAAAAATATATCGATGAAGTGTTTACTGAAGGTCATGGCGCATTGTATGCCAGCGATGGTCGCAGCCGCGCTGACGCCAGTAAAAAGTACGGTTCCGGCGGCTTGCTGCAGGGCAAAAAATATATGCTGTCGCTGACGTGGAATGCGCCACTCGAAGCCTTTACCGATCCGGATCAGTTTTTCGAAGGCGTTGGCGTCGACGGACTCTATCTGCACTTCCACAAAGCCAATCAGTTCCTTGGCATGAGCGGCCTGCCAACCTTTATCTGTAACGATGTGATTAAACAGCCTGAGATTGAGAATGATATTGCACGTTATCGCGAGCACTTAGGCAAAATCTTTGCTTAA
- a CDS encoding transporter substrate-binding domain-containing protein translates to MNKFVISAALIVISATAQAQSRLENITSSKTLKVCTTGDYKPYSFLRPEGGYEGIDIAMAESLASSLDAKVEWVPTTWKTLTPDFLAKQCDIALGGVSVTLKRQLTAWFAQPLGNDGKIPLVRCEDKARYQTIKQLNQPAVRLIEPAGGTNEAFVHSHLPAASLTLFHDNVTIFQQLVDKKADVMITDASEAQYQAKRYPQLCAVNPDRPMQYGEKGYMLPQNDIGWKLYVDQWLHLSVATGEYAKIVTQWLGKA, encoded by the coding sequence ATGAACAAGTTCGTTATCAGTGCGGCGCTGATCGTCATTTCAGCCACCGCGCAGGCGCAATCGCGTCTGGAAAACATCACCAGCAGCAAAACGCTAAAGGTGTGCACCACCGGTGATTACAAGCCTTACAGCTTTCTGCGCCCCGAAGGCGGTTATGAAGGCATCGATATCGCAATGGCCGAATCACTGGCCAGTAGCCTCGATGCGAAGGTGGAGTGGGTACCAACCACGTGGAAAACCCTGACCCCCGATTTTCTGGCCAAACAGTGTGATATCGCCCTGGGCGGCGTCTCGGTCACGCTGAAGCGCCAGCTCACCGCGTGGTTCGCGCAGCCGCTGGGCAACGACGGCAAAATCCCGCTGGTACGCTGTGAAGATAAGGCGCGTTACCAAACCATCAAACAGCTGAACCAGCCTGCGGTGCGGCTGATAGAACCGGCCGGCGGCACCAACGAGGCGTTTGTACACAGCCATTTACCCGCGGCCTCGCTGACGCTATTCCACGACAACGTCACCATTTTTCAGCAGCTGGTGGATAAAAAAGCGGACGTGATGATTACCGATGCCTCAGAGGCGCAATACCAGGCGAAGCGTTATCCACAGCTCTGCGCGGTGAATCCGGATCGGCCGATGCAGTATGGCGAAAAGGGCTATATGCTGCCGCAGAACGACATCGGCTGGAAACTCTACGTCGACCAGTGGCTGCACCTGTCGGTTGCCACCGGCGAATACGCAAAAATTGTGACGCAGTGGCTCGGTAAAGCCTGA
- the parC gene encoding DNA topoisomerase IV subunit A: protein MSDLTQDGAERLALHKFTENAYLNYSMYVIMDRALPYIGDGLKPVQRRIVYAMSELGLNASAKFKKSARTVGDVLGKYHPHGDSACYEAMVLMAQPFSYRYPLVDGQGNWGAPDDPKSFAAMRYTESRLSKYAELLLGELGQGTVDYVPNFDGTLDEPKMLPARLPNILLNGTTGIAVGMATDIPPHNLREVAQATIKLIDAPKTTLDELLDIVQGPDFPTEAEIITPRAEIRKIYQTGRGSIRQRAVWKKEDGDVVITALPHQVSGARVLEQIANQMRNKKLPMVEDLRDESDHENPTRLVIVPRSNRIDLEQVMNHLFATTDLEKSYRVNLNMIGLDNRPAVKNLLEILSEWLVYRRDTVRRRLNYRLEKVLKRLHILEGLLVAFLNIDEVIEVIRSEDEPKPQLIARFGISETQAEAILELKLRHLAKLEEMKIRGEQSELEKERDRLQSTLGSERKMNSLLKKELQADSEAYGDDRRSPLNEREEAKAISENELVPSEPVTIVLSQMGWVRSAKGHDIDPSGLNYKAGDSFRAAARGKSNQPVAFIDSTGRSYTLDPTSLPSARGQGEPLTGKLTPPPGAVMEQVLMEAEDQKLLMASDAGYGFVCTFADLISRNRAGKALLTLPENAKVLTPMAVHSDDDLLLAITAAGRMLMFPVGDLPQLSKGKGNKIISIPAAQAAAGEDKLVWLLLLQPQSAITLHFGKRKLTLRSEELQKFRAERGRRGTSLPRGLQRIDRVEVDAPASARTESSSDE, encoded by the coding sequence ATGAGTGATCTGACGCAGGATGGTGCAGAGCGACTTGCACTGCACAAATTTACTGAGAACGCGTACCTCAACTATTCCATGTACGTCATCATGGATCGTGCGCTTCCCTATATTGGCGATGGCCTTAAACCGGTACAGCGCCGCATTGTTTACGCCATGTCAGAACTGGGCCTGAACGCCAGCGCCAAGTTTAAAAAATCGGCGCGTACCGTGGGTGACGTGCTGGGTAAATACCATCCGCACGGCGACAGCGCCTGCTATGAAGCGATGGTGTTAATGGCGCAGCCTTTCTCCTACCGCTATCCGCTGGTGGATGGTCAGGGCAACTGGGGCGCACCGGACGATCCGAAGTCGTTTGCCGCCATGCGTTATACCGAATCGCGCCTGTCGAAATATGCCGAGCTGCTGCTGGGCGAATTGGGGCAGGGCACGGTGGACTATGTGCCTAACTTTGACGGCACGCTGGACGAGCCGAAAATGCTGCCGGCACGCCTGCCAAATATTCTGCTTAACGGCACCACCGGCATCGCTGTCGGTATGGCAACCGATATTCCACCGCACAACCTGCGCGAAGTGGCGCAGGCGACCATCAAGCTGATCGATGCGCCGAAAACCACGCTGGATGAGCTGCTGGATATCGTGCAGGGGCCCGATTTTCCTACCGAGGCGGAGATCATCACGCCACGTGCGGAGATCCGTAAGATCTACCAAACTGGCCGCGGATCGATTCGCCAGCGCGCGGTATGGAAAAAAGAGGATGGTGACGTGGTGATCACCGCGCTGCCGCATCAGGTTTCCGGTGCGCGCGTGCTGGAGCAGATCGCTAACCAGATGCGCAATAAAAAGCTGCCGATGGTCGAGGATCTGCGTGACGAATCGGATCATGAAAACCCGACGCGTCTGGTGATCGTGCCGCGCTCTAACCGCATCGATCTTGAGCAGGTGATGAACCATCTGTTTGCCACCACCGATCTGGAAAAAAGCTACCGCGTTAACCTGAACATGATCGGGCTGGATAACCGTCCGGCGGTGAAAAATCTGCTGGAAATTCTCAGCGAATGGCTGGTTTATCGCCGTGACACGGTGCGTCGCCGCCTTAATTACCGCCTGGAAAAAGTGCTGAAGCGCCTGCACATTCTGGAAGGTTTGCTGGTGGCGTTCCTCAACATCGATGAAGTGATTGAGGTCATTCGCAGCGAAGATGAGCCGAAGCCGCAGCTGATTGCCCGTTTTGGCATCAGTGAAACTCAGGCTGAAGCGATTCTTGAACTGAAGTTGCGCCATCTCGCCAAACTGGAAGAGATGAAAATCCGCGGCGAACAGAGCGAGCTGGAGAAAGAGCGCGATCGTCTGCAGAGCACGCTGGGATCGGAACGCAAAATGAACAGCCTGCTGAAGAAAGAGTTGCAGGCAGACAGCGAAGCCTATGGCGACGACCGTCGTTCACCGCTGAACGAGCGTGAAGAGGCGAAAGCGATCAGTGAAAATGAACTGGTGCCATCAGAGCCGGTGACCATTGTGCTGTCGCAGATGGGCTGGGTGCGCAGCGCCAAAGGCCATGATATCGATCCGAGTGGATTAAACTATAAGGCGGGCGATAGCTTCCGTGCCGCCGCGCGCGGCAAGAGCAATCAGCCGGTGGCCTTTATCGACTCTACCGGCCGCAGCTATACGCTCGATCCAACCTCGCTGCCGTCGGCACGCGGGCAGGGGGAGCCGCTGACCGGCAAACTCACGCCGCCGCCGGGCGCGGTGATGGAACAGGTGTTGATGGAGGCGGAAGATCAGAAGCTGCTGATGGCATCCGATGCCGGTTACGGTTTTGTCTGCACCTTTGCCGATTTGATCTCGCGCAACCGTGCAGGCAAAGCGCTGCTGACGCTACCGGAAAACGCCAAAGTGCTGACGCCGATGGCGGTGCATAGCGACGACGATCTGCTGCTGGCGATCACCGCCGCCGGACGCATGTTAATGTTCCCGGTAGGCGATCTGCCTCAGCTCTCCAAAGGCAAAGGCAACAAAATTATCTCCATTCCGGCGGCGCAGGCAGCGGCCGGGGAAGATAAGCTGGTCTGGCTGCTGCTGTTACAGCCGCAAAGCGCGATCACGCTACACTTTGGCAAGCGTAAGCTCACCTTGCGCAGCGAAGAACTGCAGAAATTCCGTGCCGAGCGTGGCCGTCGTGGCACCTCGCTGCCGCGTGGTTTGCAGCGTATCGATCGGGTAGAAGTGGATGCGCCTGCATCAGCTCGCACCGAAAGCAGCAGCGACGAGTAA
- a CDS encoding 1-acylglycerol-3-phosphate O-acyltransferase, whose translation MLLILRAIVVIIYSLLVSIFGCIYCLIFSPRNPRHVATFGRAYGRLSTVLGVKVELRRPEGAEHYGNAIYIANHQNNYDMITAAKIVQPTTVTVGKKSLLWIPFFGQLYWLSGNLLIDRDNSAKAHNTIAQLVDQFNKKRISFWMFPEGTRSRGRGLLPFKTGAFHAAIAAGVPIIPIVVSNTHDKIKLNRLKNGLVIVEMLPPVDIKAFENQSVRKLATHCRELMSAKLEELNAEVAEREASGKY comes from the coding sequence ATGCTCTTAATTTTACGTGCCATTGTGGTCATTATTTACTCTCTTTTGGTCAGCATTTTCGGCTGTATTTACTGCCTGATCTTCTCTCCGCGCAACCCACGTCACGTCGCCACATTTGGCCGTGCCTATGGTCGTTTGTCGACGGTTTTGGGCGTCAAAGTTGAGCTGCGCAGACCGGAAGGTGCCGAGCACTACGGCAACGCCATCTACATTGCCAATCATCAGAACAACTACGACATGATCACCGCGGCGAAGATTGTGCAGCCGACCACGGTAACCGTCGGAAAAAAAAGCCTGCTGTGGATTCCGTTTTTTGGCCAGCTTTACTGGCTGAGCGGCAACCTGCTTATCGATCGCGATAACAGCGCCAAGGCGCACAACACCATTGCGCAGCTGGTCGATCAGTTTAATAAAAAACGCATCTCATTCTGGATGTTTCCGGAAGGCACCCGCAGTCGCGGACGCGGCCTGCTGCCGTTTAAGACCGGCGCTTTCCATGCGGCCATCGCCGCCGGTGTGCCGATCATTCCGATTGTGGTATCGAACACCCACGACAAAATCAAACTCAACCGTTTGAAGAACGGCCTGGTGATTGTTGAAATGCTGCCGCCGGTTGATATCAAAGCGTTTGAAAACCAGTCGGTACGCAAGCTGGCGACGCACTGTCGCGAGTTGATGTCCGCTAAACTGGAAGAACTGAATGCCGAAGTCGCCGAGCGTGAAGCGAGCGGCAAATATTGA
- the ftsP gene encoding cell division protein FtsP has translation MSFSRRHFLQLSGAAACAGALPRNARAAAVETALPVPPLIESRRGQPLFLTLQRSHWAFMSGSKSPVWGVNGMYLGPTVRVWNGDDVKLIYSNRLNEPVAMTISGLQMPGALMGGAPRLMSPGADWAPVLPVRQAAATCWYHANTPNRMAPHVYNGLAGMWLIEDAVSKALPLPNHYGVDDFPLIIQDKRLDNFGTPVYNPPQNGGFVGDTLLVNGVQNPFVEVSRGWVRLRLLNASNARRYQLTLSDSRPFHVIASDQGFLPAPVPVQQLSLAPGERREVLLDMTQGDEVTITSGIAASVMDRLRGLFEPSSILTSNQVLTLRPTGLLPLVTDNLPMRLLADQILDGVAVRTREFRLGDALPGINGALWDMTRIDTQAQQNSFERWIIHSDTPQAFHIQGVMFLVKRVNGAQAMAEDRGWKDTVWIDGDTELLVFFPQASSEHFPFVYHSQTLEMADRGTAGQLLVNPAP, from the coding sequence ATGTCTTTCAGTCGACGGCACTTTCTTCAGCTCTCTGGCGCGGCAGCCTGTGCAGGCGCATTGCCGCGTAATGCCCGGGCCGCGGCTGTTGAAACCGCATTGCCGGTGCCGCCGCTGATCGAATCCCGTCGTGGGCAGCCGCTGTTTCTCACCCTACAGCGCAGCCACTGGGCGTTTATGAGCGGCAGCAAATCACCGGTCTGGGGCGTCAACGGCATGTATCTTGGCCCGACGGTGCGCGTCTGGAACGGCGATGACGTTAAGCTGATCTACAGCAACCGCCTTAATGAGCCGGTGGCGATGACCATCAGCGGATTGCAGATGCCCGGCGCGTTGATGGGCGGCGCGCCGCGACTGATGTCGCCGGGCGCTGACTGGGCGCCGGTGTTGCCGGTGCGCCAGGCTGCGGCAACCTGTTGGTATCACGCCAATACGCCTAACCGCATGGCGCCGCACGTTTATAACGGACTGGCGGGCATGTGGCTGATTGAGGATGCGGTCAGCAAGGCGCTGCCGTTGCCTAACCATTATGGCGTGGATGATTTTCCGCTGATCATTCAGGACAAACGGCTCGATAACTTTGGCACGCCGGTTTACAACCCACCGCAAAACGGCGGTTTTGTTGGCGATACGCTGTTGGTGAATGGCGTGCAGAATCCGTTTGTCGAAGTGTCGCGTGGCTGGGTGCGCCTGCGGCTGCTGAACGCGTCTAACGCGCGCCGTTATCAACTGACGTTAAGCGACAGCCGACCGTTTCACGTTATCGCCAGCGATCAGGGTTTCCTGCCGGCGCCGGTGCCGGTACAGCAGCTGTCACTGGCGCCAGGCGAACGGCGCGAGGTGCTACTGGATATGACCCAGGGCGATGAAGTTACGATTACGTCGGGTATTGCGGCGTCGGTAATGGATCGGCTGCGTGGCCTGTTTGAACCGTCCAGTATTCTGACCTCGAATCAGGTACTGACGCTGCGGCCAACCGGCCTGCTGCCGCTGGTCACCGATAACCTGCCGATGCGCCTGCTGGCCGATCAGATCCTCGATGGCGTGGCGGTGCGCACCCGCGAGTTCCGCCTCGGCGATGCGTTGCCAGGCATTAACGGTGCGCTGTGGGACATGACGCGCATCGACACGCAGGCGCAGCAGAACAGTTTTGAGCGCTGGATTATCCATTCTGATACGCCGCAGGCGTTTCATATCCAGGGCGTGATGTTTTTGGTCAAGCGGGTCAATGGCGCGCAGGCGATGGCGGAAGACCGCGGCTGGAAAGATACCGTTTGGATCGATGGCGATACTGAATTGCTGGTGTTCTTCCCGCAGGCGTCGTCAGAACACTTTCCGTTTGTCTATCACAGCCAGACGCTGGAGATGGCCGATCGCGGTACCGCCGGTCAGCTGCTGGTTAATCCAGCACCATAA
- the dkgA gene encoding 2,5-didehydrogluconate reductase DkgA — MAEQPIIKLRDGNMMPQLGLGVWQASIDDARKAAVKALQVGYRSIDTAAIYKNEEGIGQALQETDVARDDIFVTTKLWNDDQLNGQQAIETSLKKLQLESVDLYLMHWPCPQKDNYVDAWKSMIELQKQGLTKSIGVCNFQQNHLKRLIDETGVSPVINQIELHPMLQQRELHAWNAMHQIQTESWSPLAQGGKGVFDQEIVKSLAKKYGKTPAQIVIRWHLDSGLVVIPKSVTPSRIEENFAVFDFRLEKPEISEMTKLDKGNRLGPDPDELN, encoded by the coding sequence ATGGCAGAGCAACCGATTATCAAACTGCGAGACGGCAACATGATGCCGCAGCTCGGTTTAGGTGTCTGGCAGGCGAGCATCGATGATGCCCGCAAGGCGGCAGTTAAAGCGCTGCAGGTTGGCTATCGTTCTATCGATACCGCTGCGATCTATAAGAATGAGGAAGGTATCGGTCAGGCGCTGCAGGAAACTGACGTCGCGCGTGACGATATTTTCGTGACCACCAAGCTGTGGAATGACGATCAACTGAACGGTCAGCAGGCGATTGAAACCAGCCTGAAAAAGCTCCAGCTGGAGAGCGTTGATCTCTATCTGATGCACTGGCCATGTCCGCAGAAAGATAACTATGTGGACGCGTGGAAAAGCATGATTGAGCTGCAGAAACAGGGGCTGACCAAAAGCATCGGCGTCTGTAACTTCCAGCAGAATCATCTGAAGCGCCTGATCGACGAAACCGGTGTCTCCCCGGTGATTAACCAGATTGAGCTGCACCCGATGCTGCAGCAGCGTGAACTGCACGCGTGGAATGCCATGCACCAGATTCAGACCGAATCCTGGAGCCCGCTGGCACAGGGTGGTAAAGGCGTATTTGATCAGGAGATTGTGAAAAGCCTGGCGAAAAAATATGGCAAGACGCCAGCGCAAATCGTCATTCGCTGGCATCTGGATAGCGGGCTGGTGGTGATTCCTAAATCGGTCACGCCATCGCGTATTGAAGAGAACTTTGCGGTGTTTGATTTCCGTCTCGAAAAACCGGAAATCAGTGAAATGACCAAGCTCGATAAAGGCAATCGCCTCGGTCCGGATCCCGACGAACTGAACTGA